In Cololabis saira isolate AMF1-May2022 chromosome 4, fColSai1.1, whole genome shotgun sequence, one DNA window encodes the following:
- the si:ch1073-145m9.1 gene encoding uncharacterized protein si:ch1073-145m9.1 isoform X2 — translation MAPQVLLYWPNVVGVDGWLARRLGQSSRLGAWLDVVVDNLGRGMLWSLLYEWGWLVSALEWCVFVCNHSSRGERWKSSFSSSPRIIRAVMANGFQTPVGAWVVGGLHGLPVWLYLQQRGLLARCLLLPPGAQAGGALLLAGGRLLALAAEVWCIWKHVEFLSRDEPGEEPEPAAAAAAAAAARDTR, via the exons ATGGCTCCGCAGGTTCTGCTGTATTGGCCCAATGTTGTTG GGGTGGACGGCTGGCTGGCGCGGCGGCTGGGCCAGAGCTCCCGGTTGGGGGCCTGGCTGGACGTGGTGGTGGACAACCTGGGCAGAGGAATGCTGTGGAGCCTCCTGTACGAG TGGGGCTGGCTGGTGTCGGCGCTGGagtggtgtgtgtttgtgtgcaaccACAGCAGCAGAGGGGAGCGCTGGAAgagcagcttcagcagcagtCCCCGGATCATCCGGGCCGTCATGGCCAAcg GGTTCCAGACCCCGGTGGGGGCCTGGGTGGTGGGGGGGCTGCACGGCCTCCCCGTGTGGCTGTACCTGCAGCAGCGGGGGCTGCTGGCCCGCTGCTTGCTGCTGCCCCCGGGGGCCCAGGCCGGGGGGGCGCTGCTGCTGGCTGGGGGCCGCCTGCTGGCTCTGGCAGCAGAG GTTTGGTGCATCTGGAAACACGTGGAGTTCCTGAGCAGAGACGAGCCCGGGGAGGAGCCGgagccggctgctgctgctgctgctgctgctgctgctcgagaTACACGCTGA
- the si:ch1073-145m9.1 gene encoding uncharacterized protein si:ch1073-145m9.1 isoform X1, with protein sequence MAPQVLLYWPNVVGYTRILLLSAAWAVRGTPGAFVPLYLLNTALDGVDGWLARRLGQSSRLGAWLDVVVDNLGRGMLWSLLYEWGWLVSALEWCVFVCNHSSRGERWKSSFSSSPRIIRAVMANGFQTPVGAWVVGGLHGLPVWLYLQQRGLLARCLLLPPGAQAGGALLLAGGRLLALAAEVWCIWKHVEFLSRDEPGEEPEPAAAAAAAAAARDTR encoded by the exons ATGGCTCCGCAGGTTCTGCTGTATTGGCCCAATGTTGTTG GATACACCAGGATTCTGCTGCTGTCTGCGGCCTGGGCCGTCCGGGGGACACCAGGGGCCTTCGTCCCCCTCTACCTGCTGAACACGGCCCTGGACG GGGTGGACGGCTGGCTGGCGCGGCGGCTGGGCCAGAGCTCCCGGTTGGGGGCCTGGCTGGACGTGGTGGTGGACAACCTGGGCAGAGGAATGCTGTGGAGCCTCCTGTACGAG TGGGGCTGGCTGGTGTCGGCGCTGGagtggtgtgtgtttgtgtgcaaccACAGCAGCAGAGGGGAGCGCTGGAAgagcagcttcagcagcagtCCCCGGATCATCCGGGCCGTCATGGCCAAcg GGTTCCAGACCCCGGTGGGGGCCTGGGTGGTGGGGGGGCTGCACGGCCTCCCCGTGTGGCTGTACCTGCAGCAGCGGGGGCTGCTGGCCCGCTGCTTGCTGCTGCCCCCGGGGGCCCAGGCCGGGGGGGCGCTGCTGCTGGCTGGGGGCCGCCTGCTGGCTCTGGCAGCAGAG GTTTGGTGCATCTGGAAACACGTGGAGTTCCTGAGCAGAGACGAGCCCGGGGAGGAGCCGgagccggctgctgctgctgctgctgctgctgctgctcgagaTACACGCTGA